Proteins from one Oncorhynchus tshawytscha isolate Ot180627B linkage group LG16, Otsh_v2.0, whole genome shotgun sequence genomic window:
- the tmprss7 gene encoding transmembrane protease serine 7 → MGTERELTSGDDRDDTASVKDVTVEVATVDHTLQRLCTRYNGRSRARRMSRIRTQLPRKSWAPLWNLQNLTILITVVVFVVVVIVWSLLWVFIFRRESNSGVYFAGMFRVANVDFIPEYRQAESHEFVSMANKIQHVVSSVYRMSSVSKLYKLTAISDLSDNKGGLLVHFWMVFVVPRLKTPAVCEECVGAILRDSVLTSLRNRSSVGYLLGLPVDIDSILVNAALRSDYTSIAAGSQCVDKLYASLPGSSVPLNVYSSWGGLSCYIKLTSTPGSLIRLTITSLHIEPSDCVSDALTMYDALLPMRGRTLYRVCEPVSQSLSLVSTSNVMLLSLRMTQGNKHFRGHFQAIAEELTYVEIQAEPDFSGQITSPFYPSLLPPQCSFIWRFQTPHIALGVALKFQNYVLKLKDIAACEHGWWKVKEIIYCGSYIGHTTVFRIPDTTAEVEFRSSSRSSDQPFQAESSSFNISQPCAEGHFLCSTGLCVEKTRRCDGLDDCQDESDEVFCARPSKNCGGSSPLHPLYMCNGERDCNDGRDETNCTLETSCSDIRYRCNSGSCILKKNARCDGVTDCSDHSDERDCACGRSSTVKKVDSTSGLRVVGGINALEGEWPWQVSLHFSGYLYCGASVLSSDWLISAAHCFSRDRLSDPRQWSAHLGMLYQGSARHVAEIQRIVVHEYYNRLTFDYDIALLQLRSPWPPSLSFLIQPVCLPATSQTLTHAHRCWVTGWGYRSEEDKTLPTVLQKAEVSVLDQSECKRRYGPVSPRMLCAGVPSGQRDACRGDSGGPLSCWAPGSEGRWFLTGIVSWGAGCGRPNLPGVYTRVNKFTTWIQSHIVT, encoded by the exons ATGGGGACAGAGCGCGAGCTGACGAGCGGAGATGACAGAGATGACACTGCCAGT GTTAAGGATGTGACTGTGGAGGTGGCCACGGTTGACCACACCCTCCAGAGGCTGTGTACGAGGTACAACGGCCGCAGCAGAGCCAGACGTATGTCACGCATCAGGACCCAGCTGCCCAGAAAGAGCTGGGCTCCTCTGTGGAACCTCCAGAACCTGACCATCCTCATCAccgtggttgtgtttgtggtcgtGGTCATCGTGTGGTCACTGCTCTGGGTCTTCATAT TTCGCAGGGAGAGCAACAGCGGAGTGTATTTTGCCGGAATGTTCCGTGTTGCCAACGTAGATTTCATCCCCGAATACCGCCAGGCAGAGTCCCATGAGTTTGTTTCCATGGCAAACAAGATACAGCACGTG GTGAGCAGTGTGTACAGAATGTCCTCAGTGTCCAAACTCTACAAACTCACCGCCATATCAGACCTCAG TGATAACAAGGGTGGTCTGCTGGTGCATTTCTGGATGGTGTTTGTGGTGCCGAGACTGAAGACCCCAGCCGTGTGTGAGGAGTGTGTAGGAGCTATCCTCAGAGACTCAGTCCTCACCAGCCTGAGGAACAGGTCTTCTGTAGGGTACCTACTGGGCCTGCCCGTAGACATAGATTCCATACTCGTtaatg CTGCTCTACGATCAGATTATACATCAATTGCAGCGG GCTCTCAGTGTGTGGACAAGCTGTATGCCAGCCTGCCAGGCTCCAGTGTTCCCCTAAACGTCTACTCGTCATGGGGAGGTCTGAGCTGCTACATCAAGCTGACGTCTACCCCTGGTTCTCTGATCCGCCTCACCATTACCTCCCTGCACATTGAGCCCAGCGACTGTGTCAGTGATGCCCTCACCATGTACGACGCCCTGCTGCCCATGAGGGGGCGTACTCTCTACAG GGTGTGTGAGCCCGTGTCCCAGTCCCTGTCTCTGGTCTCCACGTCCAACGTCATGCTGCTGTCCCTCAGGATGACCCAGGGCAACAAGCACTTCAGAGGACACTTCCAGGCCATCGCTGAGGAAC tgACTTACGTAGAGATCCAGGCAGAGCCAGATTTCTCCGGTCAGATCACCAGTCCCTTCTACCCCAGCCTGCTGCCTCCTCAGTGCTCCTTCATATGGAGGTTTCAG ACCCCCCACATTGCTCTGGGAGTGGCTCTGAAGTTCCAGAATTATGTGCTGAAGCTGAAGGACATAGCGGCCTGTGAGCACGGCTGGTGGAAGGTCAAGGAAATcat ATACTGTGGAAGCTACATAGGCCACACCACAGTGTTCCGTATCCCTGACACCACCGCTGAGGTGGAGTTTCGCAGCAGCTCCCGGAGCTCTGACCAACCCTTCCAGGCCGAATCTAGTAGCTTCAACATCAGCCAAC CATGTGCAGAGGGCCATTTCCTGTGCTCCACAGGGCTGTGTGTGGAGAAGACCCGACGCTGTGACGGCCTGGACGACTGTCAGGACGAGAGTGATGAGGTCTTCTGCG CAAGGCCTAGTAAGAACTGTGGAGGCTCCAGTCCTCTTCACCCACTGTACATGTGCAacggagagagagactgcaaTGACGGCAGGGACGAAACCAACTGCACTCTGG AGACGAGCTGCTCTGACATCAGGTACAGGTGTAACAGTGGGTCCTGCATCCTGAAGAAGAACGCCAGGTGTGATGGAGTCACCGACTGCTCAGACCACAGTGACGAGAGGGACTGTG CCTGTGGCCGGTCCTCTACTGTGAAGAAAGTAGACTCGACCTCGGGTCTTCGGGTGGTCGGTGGAATCAATGCCCTGGAGGGGGAGTGGCCATGGCAGGTCAGCTTGCACTTCTCTGGCTACCTGTACTGTGgagcctctgtcctctcttctgatTGGCTCATCTCAGCAGCACACTGCTTCAGCAGGGACAG GCTGTCAGACCCGCGCCAGTGGAGTGCCCATCTGGGTATGCTGTACCAGGGTAGTGCCAGGCACGTGGCAGAGATCCAGCGCATCGTTGTGCACGAGTACTACAACAGGCTGACCTTTGACTATGACATCGCCCTGCTGCAGCTGAGGAGCCCCtggcctccctccctcagctTCCTCATCCAGCCCGTGTGTCTGCCGGCCACCTCACAGACCCTCACACATGCACACCGCTGCTGGGTCACAGGATGGGGGTACCGCTCtgaggagg ATAAGACCCTTCCCACAGTGTTACAGAAGGCAGAGGTTTCTGTCCTGGATCAGAGTGAGTGTAAGAGGAGGTACGGCCCCGTCTCGCCCCGCATGCTGTGTGCCGGAGTCCCCTCTGGACAGCGGGACGCCTGCAGG GGGGACTCAGGGGGTCCTCTGTCGTGCTGGGCCCCAGGCTCAGAGGGGCGATGGTTCCTCACAGGAATCGTGAGTTGGGGGGCGGGGTGTGGCAGACCCAACCTACCAGGCGTCTACACCCGTGTCAACAAGTTCACCACCTGGATCCAGAGCCACATCGTCACCTGA